The following proteins come from a genomic window of Takifugu rubripes chromosome 11, fTakRub1.2, whole genome shotgun sequence:
- the phf12b gene encoding LOW QUALITY PROTEIN: PHD finger protein 12 (The sequence of the model RefSeq protein was modified relative to this genomic sequence to represent the inferred CDS: deleted 1 base in 1 codon) yields the protein MWDKMETPTIVYDLDTSGGLMEQIQTLLAPPKSEEVEKRSRKLVRDVRRSGRATNHDTCDSCREGGDLLCCDHCPAAFHLQCCNPPLSEEMLPPGEWMCHRCNVRKKKREQKSEQTNGFPERPSKRSASPAVELELNAGPLRLDGLPPGAGAAGPGLRVAQVRLLDRRTSSRPSSRPGTPTSNTSSTPTPSEEQNDGEEEAAEPEDEIQGTELEGASLAAPTPRLLKRPFQLLIAAAMERNPTQFQLPSELTCTTALPGSSKRRRKEELLGKPFRRPQHELDSNGLVPLPVKVCFSCNRSCRLAPLIQCDYCPLLFHMDCLDPPLTALPAGKWMCPNHVEHLVLNQKNLSLTSRCQLFDQFQDRMSQHAVKLDFLRRVHRKSAPNRRSAHQHNKKTLKVPDAIKCQYQNPPPTLLPAGVRQLELVCSGVPDCQASRHLTTEAEQDEWLQDVIALQCSIMRHLSVRQNSSTPPADWASELKTGAKTCTPPDGVKPQDPSEWNSSPEPKPHTTPEAPRGASLSAAACQNCRKPNGPLAEERQPPKSNGPVDCGGGSDSCREAELQHRLKPAAAAVSERVNHIGADGIKTEPGSVVMEDCAQKNSPAAPTIWTHRLQQNHQNQEASKEAARAGDQGASPDKLGSTSPSADVKSGPGPADQLLPSVSSLSKCLKDGKSQDGAIDLEKLDADMIKLLAWQRIQQLFPPKAPSPQTSISPAPALKSPPAPPDSKPPAAPSRPASVGADLKLKLSFAGQKKVQARATFYPLTGKGQAVNMCYRTLYIGSGADMDVCLTNYGRCNYISGKHACIFYDENTKHYELLNYSEHGTTVDNVLYSCDFSEKASPSPPSGLVAKVQGIIRRSKKREDDGAPSVEAACLLPGGVMTSQPRGGGSAAACGCKASGSSLIGGSGAGWEGTALLHHGSYIKLGCLQFVFSITEFASKQPKEEQPAAPPPSCAVSGGAASTTTSSAPSVTTTPPPPSTATASSPSSQDEADAELPPPPPSARSALQLCPVTCRGSPAPAPPLFVLHLWSHDEGKVAQPLGQQGNAYVSV from the exons ATGTGGGACAAAATGGAGACCCCGACGATCGTGTACGATTTGGATACCTCTGGGGGCTTAATGGAG CAAATCCAAACCCTGCTGGCGCCCCCGAAGtccgaggaggtggagaagcgCAGTCGGAAGCTGGTGCGAGACGTCCGGAGGAGCGGCAGGGCCACCAACCACGACACCTGCGACAGCTGCCGGGAGGGAGGCGACCTGCTGTGCTGCGACCACTGTCCTGCAGCCTTCCACCTCCAGTGCTG CAACCCGCCTCTGAGCGAGGAGATGCTTCCTCCGGGGGAGTGGATGTGTCACCGCTGCAACGTCCGGAAGAAG AAGAGAGAGCAGAAGTCGGAGCAGACCAACGGTTTTCCCGAGCGCCCCTCCAAGCGTTCCGCGTCTCCGGCCGTCGAGCTGGAGCTCAACGCCGGCCCGCTGCGCCTTGACGGGCTGCCTCCCGGGGCTGGAGCGGCGGGACCCGGTTTGCGGGTGGCCCAGGTGCGCCTTTTGGACCGCAGGACCAGCAGCAGACCCAGCAGCCGCCCGGGGACGCCCACCTCCAACACGTCGTCCACGCCGACCCCTTCGGAGGAGCAGAACGACGGGGAGGAAGAGGCGGCGGAGCCGGAGGACGAGATTCAGGGCACGGAGCTGGAGGGGGCCTCGCTGGCAGCCCCCACGCCGCGCCTCCTCAAGAGACCGTTCCAGCTGCTGATCGCAGCTGCCATGGAGCGGAACCCGACCCAGTTCCAGCTGCCCAGCGAGCTGACCTGCACCACGGCTCTGCCAG GCAGCAGCAaacggaggaggaaagaggagctgctggggaaGCCCTTCAGGAGGCCTCAGCACGAGCTGGACTCCAACGGCCTGGTTCCGCTGCCAGTTAAAGTCTGCTTCTCATGCAACAG GAGCTGTCGTCTGGCCCCGCTCATCCAGTGCGACTATTGCCCCCTGCTGTTCCACATGGACtgcctggac ccccccctcaccgCTCTGCCTGCTGGGAAATGGATGTGTCCGAACCACGTCGAGCACTTGGTG TTGAATCAGAAGAACCTCAGCCTGACCAGCCGCTGCCAGCTCTTCGACCAGTTCCAGGACAGGATGTCCCAGCACGCCGTCAAGCTGGACTTCCTGCGGAGAGTCCACCGTAAGAGCGCGCCCAACCGCCGCAGCGCCCACCAGCACAACAAGAAGACCCTGAAG GTTCCAGACGCCATCAAGTGTCAGTACCAGAACCCTCCCCCCACGCTGCTCCCCGCAGGAGTCcggcagctggagctggtgtgTAGCGGCGTTCCTGACTGTCAGGCCTCCAGGCACCTCACAACGGAGGCGGAACAGGACGAG TGGCTGCAGGACGTCATCGCCCTCCAGTGCAGCATCATGCGGCACCTGTCCGTCAGACAGAACTCGTCCACGCCGCCGGCTGACTGGGCCTCCGAGCTGAAAACTGGTGCTAAAACCTGCACGCCGCCCGACGGCGTGAAACCTCAGGACCCCTCCGAGTGGAACTCGTCCCCTGAACCTAAACCCCACACGACCCCCGAAGCCCCCCGGGGGGCCTCGCTCTCAGCCGCGGCCTGTCAGAACTGCAGGAAACCCAACGGGCCTTTGGCTGAGGAGCGGCAGCCTCCTAAATCTAACGGACCCGTGGACTGTGGCGGCGGCTCGGACTCGTGCCgggaggcggagcttcagcACAGGCTGaagcccgccgccgccgccgtgtcaGAGCGGGTCAACCACATAGGAGCGGACGGCATTAAAACGGAGCCGGGGAGCGTCGTCATGGAGGACTGCGCTCAGAAAAACTCCCCCGCTGCACCGACGATATGGACCCACCGCCTtcagcagaaccaccagaaccaggaggCGAGCAAGGAAGCAGCACGTGCTGGTGACCAGGGCGCCAGCCCGGACAAGCTCGGGTCCACGTCGCCAAGCGCAG ACGTCAAGTCTGGTCCCGGCCCGGCGGACCAGCTGCTGCCCTCCGTCTCCAGCCTGTCCAAGTGTCTGAAAGATGGAAAATCCCAGGATGGAG CGATCgacctggagaagctggacGCTGACATGATCAAGCTCCTGGCCTGGCAGAGGATCCAGCAGCTCTTCCCTCCCAAAGCGCCCAGCCCCCAGACCTCCATCAGCCCCGCGCCTGCCCTGAaaagcccccccgccccccccgacAGTAAGCCGCCCGCAGCACCCTCGCGTCCAGCGTCGGTCGGGGCAGATCTGAAGCTGAAGCTCTCCTTCGCAGGTCAGAAGAAGGTCCAGGCCCGAGCAACCTTCTACCCCCTGACGGGCAAAGGTCAGGCTGTCAACATGTGCTACAGGACCTTGTACATCGGCTCTG GTGCTGACATGGACGTGTGCCTTACGAATTACGGTCGTTGCAACTACATATCCGGGAAACACGCCTGTATTTTCTACGACGAG AACACCAAGCATTACGAGCTGCTCAACTACAGCGAGCACGGCACGACGGTGGACAACGTCCTGTACTCCTGCGACTTTTCCGAGAAGGCCTCGCCGTCGCCCCCCAGTGGCCTGGTGGCCAAGGTGCAGGGGATCATCC GTCGCAGTAAAAAGCGCGAGGACGACGGCGCTCCAAGCGTCGAGGCGGCGTGCCTGCTCCCGGGCGGCGTGATGACGAGCCAGCCCCGCGGCGGCGGCTCGGCGGCGGCGTGCGGCTGCAAGGCGAGCGGCTCCAGCTTGATCGGCGGCAGCGGGGCGGGCTGGGAGGGCACCGCTCTGCTCCACCACGGCAGCTATATCAAACTGGGCTGCCTCCAGTTTGTCTTCAGCATCACCGAGTTCGCCAGTAAGCAGCCCAAAGAAGAGCAGCCCGCCGCCCCCCCACCGAGCTGCGCCGTCAGCGGGGGCGCggccagcaccaccaccagctccgccccctccgtcACCACCACGCCGCCGCCACCCAGCACTGCCACGGCGAGCAGCCCCTCCAGCCAGGACGAGGCGGACGCTGAGCTtccgccccccccaccaagtGCCCGTTCCGCACTCCAACTCTGTCCCGTAACCTGCAGAGGAAGCCCCGCCCCTGCCCCGCCCCTTTTTGTTTTGCACCTTTGGAGTCACGATGAAGGGAAAGTTGCACAGCCGCTTGGTCAACAGGGCAACGCTTATGTTTCAGTTTGA
- the LOC101062367 gene encoding dehydrogenase/reductase SDR family member 13-like: MCACLCTCLLVACALVVAAFVFRHVVVRGKQCTSQARLGGKTVIVTGSNTGIGKMTAIDLARRGARVILACRSRERGEAALADVKRESGSSQVVFMQLDLGSLKSVRSFAETFLRTEPRLDLLINNAGVYMQGRTEDGLGMMFGVNHVGHFLLTHLLLDRLKQCGPSRVVNVASLAHNFGTIDFDCLTKHKALGLETSSTRVFKIYSDSKLCNVLFTHELAKRLEGTKVTCYSLHPGAIRSELARNTSWVLQLLIVPMTAFFFKNTVQGAQTTLHCALQEGIEPLTGRYFSNCTVRELYPKAKDDAAAKKLWELSERLCGLA, from the exons ATGTGTGCCTGCCTGTGTACCTGCCTGCTGGTCGCGTGCGCGCTCGTGGTGGCCGCGTTCGTCTTTCGTCATGTGGTggtgagggggaagcagtgcacgaGCCAGGCCCGGCTGGGCGGGAAAACCGTGATCGTGACGG GCAGCAACACGGGCATCGGGAAGATGACCGCCATCGACCTGGCCAGGCGAGGAGCCCGCGTCATCCTGGCCTGTCGCAGCAGAGAGCGAGGAGAGGCCGCGCTGGCCGATGTCAAGAGG gagagcggcaGCAGCCAGGTGGTCTTCATGCAGCTGGACCTGGGGAGCCTGAAGTCAGTCCGCAGCTTCGCCGAAACCTTCTTGAGGACGGAACCCAGACTGGACCTCCTGATCAACAACGCAG GGGTGTACATGCAGGGCCGCACGGAGGACGGGCTGGGGATGATGTTTGGCGTCAACCACGTGGGCCACTTCCTGCTgacccacctgctgctggaccggCTGAAGCAGTGCGGCCCCAGCCGGGTCGTGAACGTGGCCTCGCTGGCCCACAACTTCGGAACCATCGACTTCGACTGCCTGACCAAGCACAAGGCTCTGGGGCTGGAGACCTCCTCCACGAGGGTCTTCAAGATCTACTCCGACAGCAAACTGTGCAACGTGCTCTTCACCCACGAGCTCGCCAAGAGGCTGGAGGGCACCAAGGTCACCTGCTACTCCCTCCACCCGG gtgccATCAGGTCCGAGCTGGCCAGGAACACCAGCTGggtgctgcagctcctgatcGTGCCCATGACCGCCTTCTTCTTCAAGAACACGGTCCAGGGGGCCCAGACCACCCTCCACTGCGCCCTGCAGGAGGGCATCGAGCCCCTGACCGGGCGCTACTTCTCCAACTGCACCGTGAGGGAGCTCTACCCCAAGGCTAAAGACGACGCCGCCGCCAAGAAACTGTGGGAGCTCAGCGAGAGGCTGTGTGGCCTCGCCTAA
- the LOC101061915 gene encoding dehydrogenase/reductase SDR family member 13-like gives MSALLYLVAGAVLTYVAVYYGWFRAARCTWSGTLSGKTAVVTGSSSGIGKATALALAKRGARVILACRSQERAEAAAFDIRRESGNAQVVVMRLDLGSLTSVRRFAASFLKTEPRLDLLVNSAGVMGPGRTEDGFGMAFGVNHLGHFLLANLLLERLRRCGPSRVVTVATVLPRLGRVDFPLLASRKDLVSGDSAWSVFQAYCSSQLCNVLFTRELANRLEGAAVSCYSLHPGAVHTCRGLGAWLQLLALPFAKLFFTDAEGGAQAVLHCALQEGIEPLSGRHFSRCTPQQVGARGRDDAVAKKLWEVSERLTGLS, from the exons ATGTCGGCCTTGTTGTACCTCGTAGCCGGAGCCGTCCTCACATATGTGGCCGTTTATTACGGCTGGTTCCGGGCGGCGAGGTGCACCTGGTCCGGGACACTGTCGGGGAAGACGGCAGTAGTGACAG gaagtagcagcGGGATTGGGAAAGCCACGGCGTTGGCGCTGGCCAAGAGGGGAGCGCGGGTGATCCTGGCCTGTCGCAGCCAGGAGCGAGCCGAGGCCGCGGCCTTCGACATCCGCAGG GAAAGCGGGAACGCTCAGGTGGTCGTCATGCGCCTGGACCTGGGGAGCCTCACGTCTGTCCGCCGCTTCGCTGCGAGCTTCCTGAAGACGGAACCCAGACTGGACCTCCTGGTCAACAGCGCAG GTGTGATGGGTCCAGGACGCACCGAGGACGGGTTCGGGATGGCTTTCGGCGTGAACCACCTGGGTCACTTCCTGCTGgccaacctgctgctggagcggCTGCGGCGGTGCGGGCCGAGCCGCGTGGTCACCGTGGCAACCGTGCTGCCCCGCCTCGGCCGCGTGGACTTCCCCCTCCTGGCGTCCCGGAAGGACCTGGTCTCAGGTGATTCCGCGTGGAGCGTCTTCCAGGCCTACTGCAGCAGCCAGCTGTGCAACGTGCTGTTCACCCGGGAGCTCGCCAACCGGCTGGAGGGCGCCGCCGTCAGCTGCTACAGCCTCCACCCAG gCGCCGTCCACACGTGTCGCGGCCTCGGCgcctggctgcagctgctcgcGCTGCCCTTCGCCAAGCTCTTCTTCACGGACGCCGAGGGCGGCGCCCAGGCCGTGCTGCACTGCGCCCTGCAGGAGGGCATCGAGCCGCTCAGCGGGCGCCACTTCTCCCGCTGCACGCCGCAGCAGGTGGGAGCGCGGGGACGGGACGATGCCGTGGCCAAGAAGCTGTGGGAGGTTAGTGAGAGGTTGACGGGGCTGTCGTAG